One stretch of Geoalkalibacter ferrihydriticus DSM 17813 DNA includes these proteins:
- a CDS encoding BCAM0308 family protein produces the protein MQKDIGKFGISGKRDRTITNEDPYHPEEGLKEPAICDGCGALYRNRRWQLDAQAAEVESANPEVSRVSCPACQKIAEKYPEGVVTLRGAYLWEHEEEIRNILRNEESRAMSQNPLQRIMRMEREGDELIIETTEQKLAERLGKVLHRAHQGALSVTWSDDHRLCRVGWERLL, from the coding sequence ATGCAAAAAGACATCGGAAAGTTTGGGATCAGCGGCAAACGCGACCGCACGATCACCAATGAAGATCCCTACCATCCCGAGGAAGGACTGAAGGAGCCGGCGATCTGCGACGGCTGCGGTGCGCTGTATCGCAACCGTCGCTGGCAGTTGGATGCACAGGCCGCGGAAGTCGAAAGCGCCAATCCCGAGGTGAGCCGGGTGAGCTGTCCGGCCTGCCAGAAGATTGCGGAGAAATATCCCGAAGGCGTTGTCACTTTGCGCGGTGCTTACCTTTGGGAACACGAAGAAGAAATCCGCAACATTCTGCGCAATGAAGAAAGCCGCGCCATGTCTCAAAACCCTTTGCAGCGCATCATGCGCATGGAACGCGAGGGCGACGAGCTGATTATCGAAACCACGGAGCAAAAGCTTGCCGAACGGCTGGGAAAAGTCTTGCACCGCGCTCACCAGGGTGCTCTTTCGGTCACTTGGAGTGACGACCACAGGCTCTGCCGGGTCGGCTGGGAAAGACTCCTATAA
- a CDS encoding archease — MDHYRLLEHTADIGLEAWGESREALFTQAALALREVILGKRARVSTGRSAQVEISGGDTAELLVNWLSELLFQFECRDFLPAEFILEFEDDSLVARIRGEDFDFQRHPVEREVKAVTHHQVLAEQTAQGWHGRVYLDL; from the coding sequence ATGGATCATTATCGTCTGCTTGAACACACCGCCGATATAGGGCTGGAAGCTTGGGGAGAGAGCCGCGAGGCGCTTTTCACGCAAGCGGCCCTGGCACTGCGCGAGGTTATTCTGGGGAAAAGGGCCAGGGTCAGCACCGGGCGCAGTGCGCAGGTGGAAATCAGCGGCGGCGACACTGCCGAGTTGCTGGTCAATTGGCTGTCCGAGTTGCTTTTCCAGTTTGAATGCCGCGACTTTCTGCCTGCAGAGTTTATACTTGAGTTCGAAGACGATTCTCTGGTGGCGCGGATCAGGGGCGAGGATTTTGACTTTCAACGCCACCCCGTCGAGCGCGAGGTCAAGGCCGTCACGCACCATCAAGTGCTGGCTGAACAAACCGCCCAAGGCTGGCACGGTCGCGTTTACCTGGACTTGTAG
- a CDS encoding RtcB family protein, with protein sequence MPVKIEQIDACRWRIPREGAMRTEGLVFADQAMIEVLQKEQALEQVRNVATLPGIVGRSIAMPDIHWGYGFPIGGVAAFDPDDGGVVSPGGVGYDINCGVRLLRSELEVSEVRPRLKELADALFRNVPSGVGSHRRDLKLSVQEECKVLKEGAHWAVRNGFGRAEDLEHIEERGTLPDAEPELVSDRALERGRNQLGTLGGGNHFLEVQVVEEIHDEQAAAVLGLFAGQVTVSIHTGSRGLGYQVCDDSIRTMLRAAAKYGIHLPDRQLCCAPLTSPEGKQYLAAMAGAANFAFANRQLITHWVRETFEQVLGKGPAQLRMGLIYDVCHNIAKWEQHEVQGQKRRLCVHRKGATRAFPPHHPDTPALYRAIGQPVLIPGDMGRYSYVLVGTPEAFDETFGSTCHGAGRVLSRHAAKKQARGHNTETELAARGILVRAANRATVAEEISEAYKDVKDVVNIVAQAGIGRIVARLRPLAVIKG encoded by the coding sequence ATGCCCGTCAAGATCGAACAAATCGACGCTTGCCGCTGGCGCATTCCCCGCGAAGGAGCCATGCGCACCGAGGGCCTGGTGTTTGCCGACCAGGCCATGATCGAGGTGCTGCAAAAGGAGCAGGCCCTGGAGCAGGTGCGCAATGTGGCCACTCTGCCCGGCATCGTCGGGCGCTCTATCGCCATGCCTGATATCCATTGGGGCTACGGCTTTCCCATCGGTGGAGTAGCGGCCTTTGATCCCGATGACGGGGGCGTGGTGTCGCCCGGCGGGGTGGGCTACGACATCAACTGCGGAGTGCGCCTGCTGCGCAGCGAATTGGAAGTGAGCGAGGTACGCCCGCGTCTCAAGGAACTGGCCGACGCGCTGTTTCGCAACGTACCTTCAGGGGTCGGCTCGCACCGGCGCGATCTCAAGCTCTCGGTGCAGGAAGAATGCAAGGTGCTCAAGGAGGGTGCGCACTGGGCGGTGCGCAACGGGTTCGGCCGCGCCGAGGATCTTGAGCACATCGAAGAACGCGGCACCTTGCCCGACGCCGAGCCCGAACTGGTTTCCGACCGCGCTCTTGAGCGGGGCCGCAACCAGCTCGGCACCCTGGGCGGCGGCAATCATTTTCTCGAAGTACAGGTCGTCGAAGAAATTCACGATGAGCAGGCTGCCGCGGTGCTCGGTCTGTTTGCCGGGCAGGTCACCGTCTCGATTCACACCGGCAGCCGCGGCCTCGGCTACCAGGTGTGCGACGACTCCATCCGCACCATGTTGCGCGCCGCGGCCAAATACGGCATCCATTTGCCCGACCGCCAACTGTGCTGCGCGCCCCTGACCAGTCCCGAAGGCAAGCAGTATCTGGCCGCCATGGCCGGCGCTGCCAATTTCGCCTTCGCCAACCGCCAGCTCATCACCCACTGGGTGCGTGAAACCTTCGAGCAGGTTCTGGGCAAGGGACCGGCGCAACTGCGCATGGGCCTGATTTACGATGTCTGCCACAACATCGCAAAATGGGAACAGCACGAGGTGCAGGGCCAAAAACGCCGCCTCTGCGTGCATCGCAAGGGAGCGACCCGTGCCTTTCCACCCCATCACCCCGACACCCCGGCACTGTATCGCGCCATCGGCCAGCCGGTGCTGATCCCCGGCGACATGGGGCGCTACTCCTACGTCCTGGTCGGCACCCCGGAGGCCTTCGATGAGACCTTTGGCTCCACCTGCCACGGCGCGGGCCGCGTCCTCTCGCGCCACGCGGCCAAGAAACAGGCGCGTGGCCACAACACCGAGACCGAACTGGCCGCCCGGGGCATTCTGGTGCGCGCCGCCAACCGTGCCACGGTTGCCGAAGAAATTTCGGAGGCCTACAAGGATGTCAAGGACGTTGTGAACATCGTCGCTCAGGCCGGAATCGGCCGCATCGTCGCCCGGCTGCGGCCGCTGGCGGTGATCAAGGGTTAA
- a CDS encoding complex I NDUFA9 subunit family protein, with the protein MKVFLTGATGFVGHEMLKQLLAAGHIVRCLVRPGSEGRLPIEKNIEVRLGDATDAESLDASLEGCDAAIHLVGIIREFPGKGVTFKKLHVEATRNLVAAAENQGVRRYLQMSANGVRPDAESEYHRTKWQGEEAVRAAQLDWTIFRPSLIFGPADEFVNMLADLVRKAPVVPVIGDGRYRMAPVAVEDVAASFVAALTKEECLGQTYHLCGPGDFSYDEILDLIGETLGKTPVRKLHHPVCLMKPVVKVLQSIPQFPITSAQLTMLLEGNLCAEEAMQTWRETFGIEPRDFAEGIRKYLVK; encoded by the coding sequence ATGAAAGTTTTCCTTACCGGCGCCACCGGCTTCGTGGGGCACGAAATGCTGAAGCAATTGCTTGCCGCGGGCCACATCGTGCGCTGCCTGGTGCGGCCCGGGTCCGAAGGCCGACTGCCCATCGAGAAAAACATCGAAGTGCGTCTGGGCGACGCCACCGACGCCGAAAGCCTCGACGCATCGCTGGAAGGCTGCGATGCAGCCATTCATCTGGTCGGCATCATCCGCGAGTTTCCCGGCAAAGGCGTCACCTTTAAAAAATTGCACGTCGAGGCCACACGGAATCTGGTCGCCGCCGCCGAAAACCAGGGGGTACGGCGCTACCTGCAAATGAGCGCCAATGGTGTGCGCCCCGACGCCGAATCGGAATATCACCGTACCAAGTGGCAAGGCGAAGAAGCGGTGCGCGCCGCGCAACTCGACTGGACCATCTTTCGTCCGTCGCTGATTTTCGGCCCGGCCGATGAATTCGTCAACATGCTCGCCGATCTGGTTCGCAAGGCGCCGGTGGTACCGGTCATCGGCGACGGCCGCTATCGCATGGCGCCGGTGGCGGTGGAAGACGTGGCCGCCAGCTTTGTCGCCGCCCTCACCAAAGAAGAGTGCCTGGGCCAGACTTATCATCTGTGCGGCCCCGGGGATTTTTCCTATGACGAGATTCTCGATCTGATCGGCGAGACCCTCGGCAAGACGCCGGTGCGCAAGCTGCATCATCCGGTCTGCCTGATGAAGCCGGTCGTCAAGGTCTTGCAGAGCATCCCCCAGTTTCCCATCACGAGCGCGCAATTGACCATGCTGCTCGAAGGCAACCTGTGCGCAGAAGAGGCGATGCAGACCTGGCGCGAAACCTTTGGTATCGAGCCCAGGGATTTCGCCGAGGGTATTCGTAAATATCTGGTGAAATAG
- the tatA gene encoding twin-arginine translocase TatA/TatE family subunit: protein MFGLGTQELLIILVLVLVIFGAGKLPQVGGALGKGLRNFKEGLNKDDEDEGKSAKTDRIEGESEDKKS, encoded by the coding sequence ATGTTCGGATTGGGGACGCAGGAACTGTTGATTATCCTGGTGCTGGTTCTGGTGATTTTCGGCGCGGGCAAGCTCCCGCAGGTCGGTGGCGCCTTGGGGAAAGGTTTGCGCAATTTCAAGGAAGGCCTCAACAAGGATGACGAGGATGAGGGAAAAAGCGCCAAGACCGATCGAATTGAAGGCGAGTCGGAAGACAAAAAGAGTTGA
- the moaA gene encoding GTP 3',8-cyclase MoaA, with product MRDNFGRVVDYLRLSVTDRCNLRCRYCMPAQGVDSLGHGQILSYEELLRVAAAAAAIGVRKIRVTGGEPLVRKGLVEFIGRLAALPQRPEITLTTNGMLLAQYAAPLKQAGLSRVNVSLDTLRSERFAQLTRRSGFEQVLAGLTAAEQVGLAPLKINMVPIAGVNADEVADFARLTLEHPWEIRFIEFMPVSGDLDFPPESRFPADDIIAAFSSVAPVKVIPRQGSGGVARLFRFAGASGRLGVIPAVSHHFCHECNRLRVTADGRVRPCLFSDDELDLRTLLRSGVGDEELHRFLRHAISAKPEKHHIGEEDFRPGARPMQGIGG from the coding sequence TTGCGCGATAATTTTGGGCGAGTTGTTGATTATCTGCGGCTTTCGGTGACGGATCGCTGTAATCTGCGCTGCCGTTACTGCATGCCGGCGCAGGGGGTCGACTCCCTTGGTCATGGGCAGATTCTTTCTTACGAAGAATTGCTGCGGGTAGCGGCGGCGGCCGCTGCCATCGGCGTGCGCAAGATTCGCGTGACCGGCGGCGAGCCTTTGGTACGCAAGGGGCTGGTGGAATTTATCGGGCGCTTGGCGGCTTTGCCGCAGCGGCCCGAAATCACCCTGACCACCAACGGCATGCTGCTGGCCCAATATGCGGCGCCATTGAAGCAGGCCGGGCTCTCGCGGGTCAATGTGAGTCTCGACACTCTGCGCTCCGAGCGCTTTGCGCAGTTGACGCGCCGTTCCGGGTTCGAGCAGGTGTTGGCGGGGTTGACTGCGGCGGAACAGGTTGGGCTGGCGCCGCTGAAAATCAATATGGTACCCATTGCCGGAGTCAATGCCGACGAGGTCGCCGACTTCGCCCGCCTGACTCTGGAACACCCCTGGGAAATCCGTTTTATCGAATTCATGCCCGTCAGCGGCGACCTCGATTTTCCTCCCGAAAGCCGTTTTCCTGCTGACGACATCATTGCCGCCTTCTCCAGCGTCGCCCCGGTGAAAGTGATCCCGCGCCAGGGATCCGGCGGCGTGGCGCGCCTGTTTCGCTTTGCCGGTGCGTCGGGCCGCCTCGGGGTGATACCCGCGGTGTCTCATCATTTCTGTCATGAGTGCAACCGCCTGCGGGTCACCGCCGACGGGCGCGTGCGCCCCTGTCTTTTTTCCGACGATGAACTCGACTTGCGCACTCTGCTGCGCAGCGGCGTCGGCGACGAGGAATTGCATCGCTTTTTGCGCCATGCCATCAGCGCCAAGCCCGAAAAGCACCACATCGGAGAAGAGGATTTTCGACCCGGTGCGCGTCCCATGCAGGGCATCGGCGGCTGA
- a CDS encoding type IV pilus twitching motility protein PilT codes for MAKIDALFKLMKQQGASDLHISSGAPPLLRLHGEMAQLNYPPLTAEQARGLLFEMLTGEQRKEFEETRDLDFAYALPEVARFRGNILDTHRGIAAVFRIIPSKILSADDLNLPEGIRKLTRLKKGLVLVTGPTGSGKSTTLAAMVDLINSTRKEHILTLEDPLEFIHENKQSLVNQRQVGQHTQSFTSALRAALREDPDVILVGEMRDLETISLAMTAAETGHLVFGTLHTNSAAKTIDRIIDAFPKDAQEQVRTMLGESLKGVVCQQLMKTADGKGRVAAHEILIGNAAVSNLIREGKTFQIPSIMQTAKGEGMQLMDQRIMELLKDSKVTAEEACRCAVEKRSFEALLPKGGAGGAGR; via the coding sequence ATGGCCAAAATCGATGCTTTGTTCAAATTGATGAAGCAGCAGGGTGCCAGCGACCTGCATATTTCTTCCGGAGCCCCACCTCTGCTGCGCCTGCATGGCGAGATGGCGCAACTCAATTATCCGCCGTTGACCGCCGAGCAGGCCAGGGGCCTGCTGTTTGAGATGTTGACCGGCGAGCAGCGCAAAGAGTTCGAGGAAACCCGCGATCTGGATTTTGCCTACGCTCTGCCGGAGGTGGCGCGCTTTCGCGGCAACATTCTCGACACTCACCGCGGCATCGCCGCAGTGTTTCGCATCATCCCCAGTAAAATCCTCTCCGCCGACGACCTCAACCTGCCGGAGGGCATCCGCAAGCTCACCCGGCTGAAAAAAGGCCTGGTGCTGGTCACCGGTCCCACGGGCAGTGGCAAGTCGACGACTCTGGCGGCCATGGTCGATTTGATCAACAGCACCCGCAAAGAGCACATCCTGACCCTGGAAGATCCTCTCGAATTCATCCACGAGAATAAACAGTCGCTGGTCAATCAGCGCCAGGTGGGACAGCACACCCAATCCTTTACCAGCGCTCTGCGTGCGGCCCTACGCGAGGATCCCGACGTCATCCTGGTCGGCGAGATGCGCGACCTGGAGACCATCTCCCTGGCCATGACCGCCGCCGAAACGGGTCATCTGGTGTTCGGCACCCTGCACACCAACTCGGCGGCCAAGACCATCGACCGCATCATCGATGCCTTTCCCAAGGATGCTCAGGAGCAGGTACGCACCATGCTCGGCGAAAGTCTCAAGGGCGTGGTCTGTCAGCAGTTGATGAAAACAGCAGACGGCAAGGGGCGGGTGGCGGCCCATGAAATTCTCATCGGCAACGCGGCCGTGAGCAACCTGATCCGCGAAGGCAAGACATTCCAGATTCCCTCCATCATGCAGACCGCCAAGGGCGAGGGCATGCAACTCATGGATCAGCGCATCATGGAGTTGTTGAAAGACAGCAAAGTGACAGCGGAAGAGGCCTGCCGCTGCGCCGTCGAAAAGCGCTCCTTTGAGGCGCTGCTGCCCAAAGGGGGCGCAGGCGGCGCGGGACGCTGA
- a CDS encoding thiamine biosynthesis protein: MSKALGLLSGGLDSSLAALALKRQGIEVTCISFVTPFFGSGRAQKAAAAMDIPLIVQNISAEHLEMVKNPRYGYGKNLNPCIDCHAMMFRLAGRIMEEQGFDFLFSGEVLGQRPMSQNINALKSVANYSGFPQRILRPLSAKLLPITPMEEQGLVVREQLLDIQGRSRRRQQEFAQEWGLKEYPSSGGGCLLTEKSFTGRLHDLFEHQPDCTPADVELLKVGRQFRLSPRAKLTLGRNEDDNTAIRERLREGSLLVRACGISGPLGLITGQPDEGDLKAAGALVASYGKGKDFEQVTVAISEDAQGEDATLLSVTPMNRKAAEDLQVK, from the coding sequence ATGAGTAAAGCACTAGGACTTCTATCCGGCGGTCTTGACAGCAGCCTGGCGGCCCTGGCTCTCAAGCGCCAGGGCATCGAAGTCACCTGCATCTCCTTCGTCACGCCGTTCTTCGGTTCGGGCCGCGCGCAAAAAGCCGCAGCCGCCATGGACATCCCCCTGATCGTGCAAAACATCAGCGCGGAGCACCTCGAGATGGTCAAAAACCCGCGCTATGGCTACGGTAAGAACCTCAACCCCTGCATCGACTGCCACGCCATGATGTTTCGTCTGGCGGGGCGGATCATGGAAGAGCAAGGGTTTGATTTTCTCTTCTCAGGCGAAGTCCTGGGGCAACGTCCCATGAGCCAGAACATCAACGCACTTAAATCGGTGGCCAACTATTCGGGATTCCCCCAGCGCATCTTGCGCCCCCTGTCCGCAAAGCTGCTGCCCATCACGCCCATGGAGGAGCAGGGACTGGTCGTGCGCGAGCAACTTCTTGACATTCAGGGCCGTTCGCGCCGCCGCCAGCAGGAATTTGCCCAGGAATGGGGCCTCAAAGAATACCCGTCTTCCGGCGGTGGCTGCCTGCTCACGGAAAAATCCTTTACCGGGCGCCTGCACGACCTTTTTGAGCATCAGCCCGACTGCACCCCCGCCGATGTCGAACTGCTCAAGGTCGGCCGGCAGTTTCGCCTCTCCCCTCGCGCAAAACTCACCCTCGGGCGCAATGAAGACGACAATACCGCGATCCGTGAGCGGCTGCGCGAGGGGTCGCTGCTGGTGCGCGCTTGCGGCATTTCCGGACCCTTGGGACTGATCACCGGACAGCCCGATGAAGGCGACTTGAAAGCCGCCGGCGCTCTGGTCGCGAGCTACGGCAAGGGCAAGGATTTCGAACAGGTGACCGTCGCCATATCCGAGGATGCCCAGGGCGAGGATGCGACGCTGCTCAGCGTCACCCCCATGAACCGCAAGGCCGCCGAGGATCTTCAGGTGAAATAA
- a CDS encoding STAS/SEC14 domain-containing protein, with product MFTVHRKSDNRLDIQFGGKLDRDAMKVALDDLVAKGEGIEHGRMLYRIGDFDMPTLGAIGVELSRLPQLFRFIRKFDRAAVVAGKQWVRKISEMEGALIPGLTIKAFSSDEEAQAEAWLEE from the coding sequence ATGTTCACTGTCCACCGCAAGAGCGATAATCGCCTAGATATCCAATTTGGCGGCAAACTTGATCGTGATGCGATGAAGGTAGCCCTTGACGATCTTGTCGCCAAGGGTGAAGGTATTGAGCATGGACGCATGCTCTATCGAATAGGGGATTTCGATATGCCCACTCTGGGTGCCATCGGGGTTGAACTTTCGCGTCTGCCTCAATTGTTCCGGTTTATTCGCAAATTCGACCGTGCCGCAGTCGTGGCCGGCAAGCAGTGGGTCAGAAAAATAAGCGAGATGGAGGGCGCATTGATTCCGGGGCTGACCATCAAGGCTTTCTCCTCCGATGAAGAGGCACAGGCTGAAGCTTGGCTTGAAGAATAA
- a CDS encoding bifunctional diguanylate cyclase/phosphodiesterase codes for MDNQFLEQVFSASGPLCLQRMQCPELGFLQSILDAMPNPVVLKARDGSYLGCNQEMEKWAGMSRQELLGKSPLDIFGRSLADLCLENDRKVFDSGKPCSYGARITSFQGCEKEALVFKAPLYQLDGTVAGVVTTLVDVSDLKTSQRQLQESGEFWKTILDEMSDAVAIIDGATRKIISANKVFLRQFGVSANQVLGGFCHDIVFPGERDQARAWQNPCPLNEAIVTGRATLMEHQLSLPDGQRWLEVSTTPIKDEGGNLKYLVHVCRDVTARKKAEREIERLACFDQLTDLPNRTLLLDRLHQAISLAGRDERMLAVLFLDLDHFKKINDSLGYSVGDSMLQAIAQRLRQCVRASDTLSRIGGDDFVVLLNSIHSENDVLSVVRHLQEALVPPVRVGGQEFHLDASIGISLFPHDGDKAQDLLRTAELAMHEAKNAGRNNYKFFSSQMNSEAFERLRMEVDLRRALREDELFVVYQPQLDLTTRRVCGVEALVRWHHPQLGVVSPARFIPLAEETGLILPLGEWVLREACSQIRAWQKAGLNDLRLGVNLSPVQFRQAGLVATVRDILAETGLAASSLELELTESVLMEKGRAVKDSLDEFKTLGIRLSLDDFGTGYSSLSYLKYFPIDRIKIAQEFVRDLLADSNHVEIVKAILAMAASFKFDVIAEGVENRDQFDMLVALGCREMQGYYFARPLIAKECFHLLQEWIAEPPGPLR; via the coding sequence ATGGATAATCAATTTTTGGAACAGGTTTTTTCGGCGTCTGGGCCGCTTTGTTTACAGCGAATGCAGTGTCCGGAGCTGGGATTTCTTCAATCCATCCTCGATGCTATGCCCAACCCCGTTGTGCTCAAGGCGCGTGACGGCAGCTATCTTGGCTGCAATCAAGAAATGGAAAAGTGGGCGGGCATGTCACGCCAGGAATTGCTCGGCAAGTCCCCCCTGGATATCTTTGGTCGGTCCTTGGCCGATCTCTGCCTGGAGAATGACCGCAAGGTTTTCGACAGTGGCAAGCCCTGTTCATACGGCGCCAGGATTACCTCGTTCCAGGGCTGTGAAAAAGAGGCGTTGGTTTTCAAGGCGCCTCTGTATCAGCTCGATGGCACCGTTGCGGGCGTTGTCACGACCCTGGTCGATGTTTCCGACTTGAAGACTTCTCAACGCCAACTTCAGGAAAGCGGTGAATTTTGGAAGACGATTCTCGATGAGATGAGTGACGCAGTGGCCATCATCGATGGGGCGACACGCAAGATCATCAGTGCAAACAAAGTGTTTTTGAGGCAGTTCGGGGTTTCCGCCAACCAGGTCCTGGGAGGCTTTTGTCACGATATTGTGTTTCCCGGCGAGAGAGATCAGGCACGTGCCTGGCAGAACCCCTGTCCCTTAAATGAAGCAATTGTCACCGGCCGTGCAACTCTCATGGAGCATCAGCTGTCGTTGCCCGATGGTCAGAGGTGGCTGGAAGTTTCCACCACGCCCATTAAGGATGAAGGCGGCAACCTCAAGTATCTGGTGCATGTGTGCCGCGATGTGACGGCGCGCAAAAAAGCCGAGCGCGAGATCGAGCGCTTGGCCTGTTTTGATCAACTCACTGACTTGCCCAACCGTACGTTGCTGCTGGACCGTCTCCACCAGGCCATCAGCTTGGCCGGGCGCGATGAGCGGATGCTGGCGGTGTTGTTTCTTGACCTTGATCATTTCAAGAAAATCAACGATTCCTTGGGTTACAGTGTCGGGGACAGCATGTTGCAGGCTATCGCACAGCGTCTGCGCCAGTGCGTGCGCGCGAGCGATACCTTGTCGCGAATCGGCGGCGATGATTTTGTTGTGCTGTTGAACTCCATCCACAGCGAAAATGATGTGCTCAGTGTCGTGCGCCATCTACAGGAGGCCCTTGTCCCTCCCGTTCGGGTGGGGGGGCAGGAATTTCACCTGGACGCAAGCATCGGCATCAGCCTGTTTCCCCATGACGGCGACAAAGCGCAGGATCTTTTGCGTACTGCGGAACTGGCTATGCACGAAGCGAAAAACGCGGGCCGCAACAACTACAAGTTTTTTTCCAGCCAGATGAACAGTGAGGCCTTTGAGCGGCTGCGCATGGAAGTAGATTTGCGCCGTGCGCTGCGCGAGGATGAGCTGTTTGTGGTCTATCAGCCTCAGCTCGATCTGACCACCAGGCGCGTCTGTGGGGTTGAAGCTCTGGTTCGTTGGCACCATCCCCAGCTGGGTGTAGTTTCCCCGGCACGCTTTATTCCTTTGGCGGAAGAGACGGGGCTGATTCTACCTTTGGGCGAATGGGTGCTGCGTGAGGCCTGTAGCCAGATACGCGCCTGGCAGAAGGCTGGATTGAACGATTTGCGCCTGGGGGTCAACCTCTCTCCGGTTCAGTTTCGCCAGGCTGGCCTGGTTGCCACGGTACGCGACATTCTCGCAGAAACGGGTCTTGCCGCCAGCAGCTTGGAGTTGGAGTTGACCGAAAGTGTGTTGATGGAAAAAGGTCGTGCCGTCAAGGACAGCCTCGATGAGTTCAAAACTTTGGGTATCCGCCTGTCTTTGGATGATTTCGGTACCGGGTACTCGTCGCTGAGTTATTTGAAATATTTTCCCATTGACCGCATTAAGATCGCACAGGAGTTTGTACGTGACCTCCTGGCCGATTCCAACCATGTGGAGATCGTCAAGGCCATCCTTGCCATGGCCGCCAGTTTTAAGTTCGACGTGATCGCTGAAGGGGTCGAAAACCGCGACCAGTTTGACATGCTTGTGGCGCTGGGATGCCGCGAGATGCAAGGCTATTACTTCGCCCGCCCTCTCATAGCCAAAGAGTGCTTTCATTTGCTGCAGGAGTGGATAGCCGAGCCGCCAGGACCTCTGCGCTGA